ACTGCCCGTTGTGCTTTTTGCAGATGCTCTTACCTACCATAGCCCCCGAGCAGGGCGTGGGACAGGTTGCTACCTTTGCGCTCCAAATATGGTTGGGGGAGAGCCGTGCCAAGGATGAATTCCTGAGGGCAGTAACGGCTCGAGGGCCACCCAATAGCTAACCGGAAATCTGGCCTCGAGTCCTTTCTTGCCGGGCGTTCGACTATGCCCAACGCTTAGGGGTTTCTCTCAGGAGACGCAGTGAGAAAAGCGTTCTTTATCTGCTTGGTGCTGCTAGGGTTGGCGCTGGCCCATGCCGAGTACCGCAGCTCCACGCCGGCTGCCGGCGCGAGCGTCAAAGCAGCCCCTCAAACCGTGGTCATTAACTTCAGCGAGGCCGTGGAGGTACGGCTCTCCACGTTCAAGGTCTATCCACTCGGCGCGCCACCGGAGGCCTGGGGTAGCTC
This genomic stretch from Meiothermus sp. harbors:
- a CDS encoding DUF2946 family protein; the encoded protein is MFPPEPVQIKHHPAAHSDSDRAHEHQGHCPLCFLQMLLPTIAPEQGVGQVATFALQIWLGESRAKDEFLRAVTARGPPNS